One Corynebacterium yudongzhengii DNA window includes the following coding sequences:
- a CDS encoding MFS transporter, whose amino-acid sequence MASPTPEKERTFSQSIMLAATLAAFLATFNETFLNVGFTPIGRSFDVEIVTVQWLATAYMLGAAVMTPTAGFFITRFGTKPLFLTTTGLLVVGGVVTALGRV is encoded by the coding sequence ATGGCTTCACCGACCCCTGAGAAAGAACGCACTTTCTCTCAATCCATCATGCTTGCCGCCACGCTGGCCGCGTTCCTGGCAACGTTTAACGAAACTTTTTTGAATGTCGGTTTCACGCCGATCGGCCGCAGTTTCGACGTCGAAATAGTGACGGTCCAGTGGCTGGCGACGGCCTATATGCTCGGCGCCGCCGTCATGACGCCCACAGCCGGTTTCTTCATCACCCGCTTCGGCACTAAACCGTTGTTCCTCACCACCACTGGTCTCCTGGTTGTAGGTGGCGTGGTCACGGCACTAGGGCGTGTCTGA
- a CDS encoding transposase: MLSDAQWEMVEELLPRRTGRKGRPFSDPRQMLEAILYRLRAGIARRDLPACFGSWQTVYTWHNRMAKDGHLGRDPSATSYTGRYGRPDRLVGVGGL, encoded by the coding sequence ATGTTGAGTGATGCCCAGTGGGAGATGGTCGAAGAGCTTCTGCCCCGTCGCACGGGGAGAAAAGGCCGACCGTTCTCCGATCCCCGGCAGATGCTCGAGGCCATCCTCTACCGCCTTCGGGCAGGGATCGCGCGGCGTGACCTGCCCGCCTGCTTCGGGTCCTGGCAGACGGTCTACACCTGGCACAACCGGATGGCCAAGGACGGACACCTCGGACGTGATCCTTCAGCGACTTCCTACACAGGCCGATACGGAAGACCTGATCGACTGGTCGGTGTCGGTGGACTTTGA
- a CDS encoding transposase → MLSDAQWEMVEELLPRRTGRKGRPFSDPRQMLEAILYCLRAGIARCDLPACFGSWQTVYTWHNRMAKDGHLGRDLSATS, encoded by the coding sequence ATGTTGAGTGATGCCCAGTGGGAGATGGTCGAAGAGCTTCTGCCCCGTCGCACGGGGAGAAAAGGCCGACCGTTCTCCGATCCCCGGCAGATGCTCGAGGCCATCCTCTACTGCCTTCGGGCAGGGATCGCGCGGTGTGACCTGCCCGCCTGCTTCGGGTCCTGGCAGACGGTCTACACCTGGCACAACCGGATGGCCAAGGACGGACACCTGGGACGTGATCTTTCAGCGACTTCTTAG
- a CDS encoding ATP-binding cassette domain-containing protein gives MTALIFDHISFSYADRRVISDLSLRIHPGERAVLVGPNGSGKTTLLQLAAGQLLPEAGAIHAPDSAQVLPVESFDGTVQEYLDASLHSLTVLEDRLTTGEDYEQVLDEMIARDVWSLPTRREKTLAGLGLSMPHTRPLATLSPGQRARLQLAVTLLLRPHLLLFDEPTNHLDTAAVDFLVTTLRSWPGPVLMASHDRAFIEAAANVIYDLELAPWQALATAAGEDGPPGVHRCDGNYSDYLLERTHAMASHEELHAQQQELKQSLHDHREATKSIAAGGSRLAKVQDKREKFMLLQRAAGTAARRNRDDERKLADLAAHEVRKPRYYHLEFPTQAAQSSFSLSLSARKARVAQRLQPVTFDLGAGEHLLVTGDNGSGKSTLLSWIATGTPPAGADGSLTTEDHVALVPQRMPEPGDFPEDVWEDGIGEAGRGLLHPSMWARPIPKLSAGNQRRAQFAVALHTQPHLLVIDEPTNYLDLATIEALETALKQWEGSLVIASHDRWLIEHWEGKRLHLDALAR, from the coding sequence ATGACTGCGCTTATTTTTGATCACATTTCCTTTTCTTATGCCGATCGTCGCGTGATCAGCGATCTCAGCCTGCGGATCCACCCCGGCGAACGCGCGGTGCTCGTCGGCCCGAACGGCAGCGGCAAGACCACCCTTTTGCAGTTGGCGGCCGGCCAGTTGCTCCCAGAGGCCGGTGCGATTCACGCTCCCGACTCGGCGCAGGTCCTGCCCGTCGAAAGCTTCGACGGCACCGTCCAGGAGTACCTCGACGCTTCCCTGCATTCGCTGACGGTTCTCGAAGATCGCCTCACCACCGGCGAGGATTACGAGCAGGTCCTCGACGAGATGATCGCCCGAGACGTCTGGTCGCTGCCGACGCGCAGGGAGAAAACCCTGGCCGGCCTGGGATTGAGCATGCCGCACACACGCCCGCTGGCCACGCTCTCACCCGGCCAGCGCGCCCGCCTGCAGCTGGCGGTGACGCTTCTGCTTCGCCCGCATCTTTTGCTTTTCGACGAACCCACCAACCACCTCGACACCGCCGCCGTCGATTTTCTCGTCACTACCTTGCGCTCCTGGCCGGGCCCGGTGTTGATGGCAAGCCACGACCGCGCCTTCATCGAGGCCGCCGCCAACGTCATCTACGACCTAGAGCTCGCCCCGTGGCAGGCGCTCGCGACTGCTGCTGGCGAAGACGGTCCGCCCGGCGTCCATCGCTGCGACGGTAATTACTCCGACTACCTGCTCGAACGTACCCACGCGATGGCTAGTCACGAAGAGCTGCATGCCCAGCAGCAGGAGCTTAAGCAGTCGCTGCATGACCACCGCGAAGCGACGAAGTCCATCGCGGCCGGCGGATCGCGCCTGGCCAAGGTGCAGGACAAGCGCGAGAAGTTCATGCTGTTGCAGCGAGCGGCGGGGACGGCGGCGCGTCGCAATCGTGATGACGAGCGCAAGCTCGCCGACCTCGCCGCCCACGAGGTGCGCAAGCCCCGCTATTACCACCTGGAGTTTCCCACCCAGGCGGCACAGTCGAGCTTCAGCCTGTCGCTCAGCGCCCGCAAAGCCCGCGTGGCGCAGCGCCTGCAGCCGGTGACCTTCGATCTCGGCGCGGGCGAGCACCTCTTGGTAACCGGGGACAACGGCTCCGGAAAGTCCACCCTGCTGAGCTGGATCGCTACCGGCACCCCGCCCGCGGGTGCCGACGGCTCCCTCACCACCGAGGACCACGTAGCACTAGTGCCGCAGCGGATGCCGGAGCCAGGAGATTTCCCCGAGGACGTCTGGGAGGACGGTATTGGCGAGGCCGGCCGCGGGCTGCTCCACCCCTCGATGTGGGCCAGGCCGATCCCGAAACTGTCGGCGGGCAACCAACGCCGGGCGCAATTCGCGGTGGCGCTGCACACTCAGCCGCATCTTCTGGTAATCGACGAGCCCACCAACTACCTGGACCTGGCTACCATCGAAGCACTGGAGACGGCGCTGAAGCAGTGGGAAGGTAGCCTCGTCATCGCTAGCCACGACCGCTGGTTGATCGAGCACTGGGAGGGAAAGCGGTTGCACTTAGATGCTTTGGCCAGATAG
- a CDS encoding alpha/beta hydrolase family esterase yields MKKSLKTALVGSVVAGAVLAAPMASAQSLSSSSWMPKIPSVEQVLDQINFEPYVPPSSSVPSLPGTTVVNTEQVWLGDRSYRISLPDNYSADREYPVVLGFAGWKEPTTQFGDISRLHEAFGSEAIVVYVDAVDGAWAGAPYAVTDSAADVGFVREVVADVAAKHGREAAQMEVYAVGFSNGGGFSSHLACVAPDLVDSVVSVGAAHYLPTLDNCAAGAVPVTLIHGTNDGVINYQGGNRHGADYYSADNALGVLGAKNNCDMSNVGEHREGNVVIRTPADCDVPTSLHRVEGGEHTWYMTPGTTNVVVDAVLN; encoded by the coding sequence ATGAAGAAATCATTGAAGACTGCCCTTGTCGGCAGTGTCGTTGCGGGAGCCGTGTTGGCTGCCCCGATGGCCAGCGCCCAGTCCTTGTCCTCGTCTTCCTGGATGCCGAAGATACCCTCCGTTGAGCAGGTTCTCGACCAGATCAACTTTGAACCCTACGTTCCACCGTCCTCGTCGGTGCCGTCGTTGCCTGGCACCACAGTGGTCAACACCGAGCAGGTCTGGTTGGGTGATCGAAGCTACCGTATCTCGCTGCCGGATAACTACTCCGCAGATCGTGAGTACCCGGTTGTGCTGGGTTTTGCCGGATGGAAAGAACCGACCACCCAATTCGGAGACATCTCGCGTCTGCACGAGGCTTTCGGGTCCGAGGCGATCGTCGTCTATGTTGACGCCGTGGACGGAGCTTGGGCGGGTGCGCCGTATGCGGTGACCGATTCTGCCGCCGATGTCGGCTTTGTCCGTGAGGTGGTGGCCGATGTGGCCGCGAAACATGGCCGTGAGGCCGCGCAGATGGAGGTGTACGCGGTCGGATTTTCCAATGGCGGCGGCTTCTCCTCGCACTTAGCGTGCGTGGCGCCTGACCTGGTTGATAGCGTGGTCTCAGTGGGGGCGGCGCATTATCTACCGACGCTGGATAATTGCGCTGCCGGTGCGGTGCCGGTGACCTTGATCCACGGAACCAATGACGGAGTCATCAACTATCAGGGTGGTAACCGCCACGGCGCAGACTACTACTCCGCCGACAACGCACTCGGGGTGCTCGGTGCGAAAAATAACTGCGACATGAGCAATGTCGGAGAGCACCGCGAAGGTAATGTTGTGATCCGCACGCCGGCTGACTGCGATGTGCCGACCTCGCTGCACCGGGTCGAGGGTGGCGAGCACACCTGGTACATGACCCCGGGAACAACCAATGTCGTCGTGGATGCTGTGCTGAACTAA
- a CDS encoding AAA family ATPase: MFVDPARYKPRIIDAQVQRALRTYGAVAIEGAKWCGKTWTSAVQCHSAVYLGDPAGGFQHRRQALLDPSLVLSGETPRLIDEWHEAPEIWDAVRFEVDHRGQRGQFVLTGSSTPRACLTIEGSVAWDPGSRVAFSHVE, translated from the coding sequence GTGTTCGTCGATCCGGCGCGGTACAAGCCACGCATCATCGATGCCCAGGTGCAGCGGGCACTCCGCACCTATGGCGCGGTCGCCATCGAGGGCGCGAAGTGGTGTGGCAAAACGTGGACCTCTGCGGTGCAGTGCCACAGTGCCGTCTATCTGGGGGATCCGGCGGGTGGGTTCCAGCATCGTCGTCAAGCTTTGCTCGACCCGTCCCTCGTGTTGAGCGGCGAAACCCCGCGACTTATAGACGAATGGCACGAAGCCCCCGAAATCTGGGACGCGGTGCGCTTCGAAGTGGACCACCGGGGCCAGCGCGGGCAGTTCGTGCTGACGGGCTCGTCGACACCTAGGGCGTGTCTGACAATTGAGGGAAGCGTGGCATGGGACCCTGGCTCCCGTGTCGCGTTTTCACATGTTGAGTGA
- a CDS encoding IS256 family transposase, giving the protein MTAPHIVDPAGLLGQALAEASPDLMRELLQTMINALLSADADAVCGAEWNARSAERTNYRNGYRHRPLDTRVGTVDVAVPKLRSGSYFPEWLLERRKRAESALITVVADCYLAGVSTRRMDKLVKTLGIDSLSKSQVSRMAADLDEQVAAFRHRRLDEAGPLTFVTADALTIKVRENKQVVKASVLLATGVNGDGHREVLGMQVATSETKASWNTFFADLVARGLGGMRLVTSDAHAGLVDAISANLPGAAWQRCRTHYAANLMAVCPKSMWPAVKAMLHSVYDQPTADAVNAQFDRLLDYTEHRLPEVADHLGDAREDLLAFTTFPDDVWRKIWSNNPTERLNREIRRRTDVVGIFSNRDAIVRLIGAVLAEQTDEWAEGRRCLGLEVLSRCRLALTTDTSSQTEVNTDPLMQLPA; this is encoded by the coding sequence ATGACCGCACCTCATATTGTCGACCCTGCCGGCCTTCTTGGCCAAGCCCTCGCCGAGGCGTCGCCGGATCTGATGCGCGAGCTGCTGCAGACCATGATCAACGCCTTGCTGTCCGCCGATGCCGACGCCGTCTGCGGGGCGGAGTGGAACGCCCGCTCTGCCGAGCGCACCAACTACCGAAACGGCTACCGCCACCGCCCGCTCGATACGCGGGTTGGCACCGTCGACGTGGCGGTGCCCAAGCTGCGGTCGGGGTCCTACTTTCCCGAGTGGCTGCTCGAGCGCCGCAAGCGTGCTGAGTCCGCGCTGATCACCGTCGTGGCGGATTGCTATCTGGCCGGAGTGTCCACCCGCCGCATGGACAAGCTGGTCAAGACCCTGGGCATTGACTCACTGTCGAAGTCGCAGGTCTCCCGCATGGCCGCCGACCTGGATGAGCAGGTCGCCGCGTTCCGGCACCGGCGCCTGGATGAGGCAGGGCCGTTGACTTTCGTCACCGCCGATGCGTTGACGATCAAGGTTCGGGAAAACAAGCAGGTCGTCAAGGCCTCGGTGCTGCTGGCCACCGGGGTCAACGGCGACGGGCACCGCGAGGTGCTGGGCATGCAAGTGGCGACCAGTGAGACCAAGGCCTCGTGGAACACCTTCTTCGCCGACCTGGTCGCCCGCGGCCTGGGCGGCATGCGGCTGGTGACCTCTGATGCGCACGCCGGCCTCGTGGATGCGATCTCGGCGAATCTGCCCGGAGCCGCCTGGCAGCGCTGCCGCACCCACTACGCGGCGAACCTCATGGCGGTGTGCCCGAAGTCCATGTGGCCGGCCGTGAAGGCCATGCTGCACAGCGTCTATGACCAGCCCACCGCAGACGCCGTCAACGCCCAGTTCGACCGACTATTGGACTACACCGAGCACCGGCTGCCCGAGGTCGCCGACCACCTCGGTGACGCTCGAGAGGACCTGCTCGCCTTCACCACGTTCCCCGACGACGTGTGGCGGAAGATCTGGTCCAACAACCCCACCGAGCGGCTCAACCGCGAGATCCGCCGCCGCACCGACGTTGTAGGGATCTTCTCCAACCGGGATGCCATCGTCCGCCTCATCGGCGCCGTCCTGGCCGAGCAGACCGACGAATGGGCCGAAGGACGTCGCTGCCTCGGCCTCGAAGTCCTGAGCCGATGCCGACTCGCCCTGACCACCGACACCAGCTCGCAGACGGAGGTGAACACCGACCCACTGATGCAACTACCCGCCTGA
- a CDS encoding transposase, translating into MSNYNNPLAEPPDHAVGRSRGGLSTKVHALVDGHGMPLTMIVTAGHRGDCPVLIPLLKRLRMPGTVGRPRTRPDELRADRAYASKAVHRYLREHKITATIPEKKDVIAARKRKGSMGGRLPTFDAQSYKGCNVVERFSATSSSGGVWQPGTTSSRLSTGPA; encoded by the coding sequence TTGTCGAATTACAACAACCCGCTGGCCGAGCCGCCTGATCACGCGGTCGGCCGATCACGGGGTGGTCTGTCTACCAAGGTCCACGCCCTGGTCGACGGCCACGGCATGCCCCTGACCATGATCGTCACTGCGGGCCACCGCGGTGACTGCCCGGTGCTGATCCCGTTGTTGAAACGCCTGCGGATGCCCGGGACGGTGGGCCGACCGCGCACCCGGCCCGATGAACTGCGCGCGGATAGGGCGTATGCATCGAAGGCTGTGCACAGGTATCTGCGCGAGCACAAGATCACGGCGACGATCCCGGAGAAAAAGGACGTGATCGCCGCCCGGAAGCGGAAAGGCTCGATGGGTGGGCGTCTACCGACGTTCGATGCGCAGTCCTACAAGGGCTGCAACGTGGTGGAACGGTTTTCGGCAACCTCAAGCAGTGGCGGGGTGTGGCAACCCGGTACGACAAGCTCGCGGTTGTCTACCGGGCCGGCGTGA